The sequence below is a genomic window from Microcoleus sp. bin38.metabat.b11b12b14.051.
CAGGCAATCCAGACGCGCTAGATTATACTGTTTCCGTCTATTTGGACTTGTTGAAGCGCTACGATGTGGACGGCGTACAGTTGGATTACGTGCGCTACGGCGGGCCGAATTGGGGCTACAATCCTACTTCGATCGCCCGTTTCAACCAACAAAACGGTCGATCGGGCAAACCGTCAGCCAGCGATCCGCTGTGGATGCAGTGGCGGCGCGATCAAGTGACAAATTTAGTGCGGAAGCTTTATGTAGAAGCGATGGCGATTAAACCGCGCGTTAAAATTACCGCAGCGACGATCGCCTGGGGAGACGGCCCAGCTAACGATGCAGGCTGGTATAAAACGCAACCGTACCAAGAAGTATTGCAGGATTGGCGCGCTTGGTTGGAAGAAGGTATTCTCGATATGGCGATGCCGATGACTTACCAGCGTGAGTACAAGCCGCAGCAAAAGCTGGGTTACAACCACTGGATCGAGTACGCTAAAGACCACCAGTACAACCGCCAAATCGCGATCGGCCCTGGCAATTACCTCAACTACATCGAAGACACCCTCGCCCAAATCCGCCGCGCTGAAGCGCCTTCAGCCAAAGGAAATAACGTTGCGGGTACGGTTTTGTATTCCTACGCTAGCAGCAATATTTACACAAACGGTGAACTGCGATCGGGTGGTAGCGGAGATTTGCCCCGCCAGCCTTGGAAATACGTTCCGCAAACCAACGATTTGTTTTACAGCGCGCTGTCGCAACCGAGTCAATACGTTGACGCTGCGACGGGCAGAACTATTCAAACTCAGCCGGTGTGGACTTTGCCAGCAAAGGTTCCTGATATGCCTTGGAAGTCGCGGCCGACTGCTGGGGCGATCGCCGGAAATTTCCAACGGTGCGATTCCCTACGGGATAGCTTCGCCGCGCGTACTTGCGACGGTGCGAGCTTGACATTACAGGCGATTAATGCTGGTGGCAATGTGCGCCAACTGCGCGCGGATGGTAAAGGATGGTTTGGGGCGATCGAGCTTTCGCCCGGTTCCTATCAGTTGAAAGTTGACGGAAGTCAAATTCAACAAATAGTTAATGTTGTCGCCGGTGAAGTCACAAAAGTGAATTTCGCAGCCTCTTAATCAGTCTGTAGGGTGGGCGCCGCCCACCTTACAGACTGAA
It includes:
- a CDS encoding family 10 glycosylhydrolase, which translates into the protein MSSLFSIGLTISFLLTPGWLSNFFPSRAIAIMPPQQTRTSEFRAFWVDAFNPGFKTPQEVTKLIADAQKANANAIVAQVRRRGDAFYTSTIEPRTTDPNVPAGFDPLQDLIDKAHAAGIEVHAWMVTLPVVSGGKLPANHIWQEHGPNAPGKDNWAMLTSGGEAKGFLDPGNPDALDYTVSVYLDLLKRYDVDGVQLDYVRYGGPNWGYNPTSIARFNQQNGRSGKPSASDPLWMQWRRDQVTNLVRKLYVEAMAIKPRVKITAATIAWGDGPANDAGWYKTQPYQEVLQDWRAWLEEGILDMAMPMTYQREYKPQQKLGYNHWIEYAKDHQYNRQIAIGPGNYLNYIEDTLAQIRRAEAPSAKGNNVAGTVLYSYASSNIYTNGELRSGGSGDLPRQPWKYVPQTNDLFYSALSQPSQYVDAATGRTIQTQPVWTLPAKVPDMPWKSRPTAGAIAGNFQRCDSLRDSFAARTCDGASLTLQAINAGGNVRQLRADGKGWFGAIELSPGSYQLKVDGSQIQQIVNVVAGEVTKVNFAAS